One segment of Streptomyces sp. NA02950 DNA contains the following:
- the nirB gene encoding nitrite reductase large subunit NirB → MTQPTIVLIGHGMVGQRFLEALVDRNLTETARVVVFCEEPRAAYDRVQLTSYFSGRTADDLSLVEDGFMARHGIELHLGDPAESVDRAARTVTARSGLTVGYDTLVLATGSYPFVPPVPGKDSEGCFVYRTVEDLFAIEEYAKNCTSGTVVGGGLLGLEAAGALKGLGLTTHIVEFNARLMAIQVDDGGGAALRRTVEDMGLIVHTGVGGKEITADADGAVTGMALSDGSAIDTDLVIFSAGVRPRDQLARDCGLEVGERGGITVDERCRTSDPAVYAIGECALAADGRVYGLVAPGYEMAEVAAHEIAGSAHAGFTGADTSTKLKLLGVDVASFGDAHGTADGCLDVVYSDSRAGVYKKLVVSGDGTLLGGVLVGDAEAYGMLRPLTGSVPPVAPEQLVLPAGAGAPAALGPSALPDEAVICNCHNVTKGAIRSAVTDHQCTTVPEVKKCTKAGTGCGSCVEALTSLVNDELEASGVTVDKGLCGCFGYTRAELYEIVRTLRITTYAQLLDSHGREEARRGDGCEVCKPAVGSIIASLAPTLGASGYVLDGEQAALQDTNDHFLANLQRNGSYSIVPRIPGGEITPEKLIVIGEVARDFGLYTKITGGQRIDLFGARVDQLPVIWARLVDAGFESGHAYGKALRTVKSCVGQTWCRYGVQDSVRMAIDLELRYRGLRSPHKLKSAVSGCARECAEARGKDFGVIATSNGWNLYVGGNGGADPRHADLLAQDLDDEELIRLIDRFLMFYIRTADRLERTSAWLERIDGGLDHVRDVVVNDSLGLCAELEALMADHVAGYRDEWAETLNDPERLSRFVSFVNAPEAPDPTVRFVPERDQMKPDLTILSGPSIPVRDRTLEGTSSR, encoded by the coding sequence ATGACGCAGCCGACGATTGTGCTGATCGGCCACGGGATGGTCGGCCAGCGGTTCCTCGAAGCACTCGTCGACCGGAACCTCACCGAGACCGCCCGTGTGGTGGTGTTCTGCGAGGAGCCCCGGGCGGCCTACGACCGGGTCCAGCTGACCTCGTACTTCTCCGGCCGCACCGCCGACGATCTCTCCCTCGTCGAGGACGGGTTCATGGCCCGGCACGGGATCGAACTGCACCTCGGCGACCCGGCCGAGTCCGTGGACCGCGCCGCGCGCACGGTGACCGCCCGCTCCGGGCTCACCGTCGGCTACGACACGCTGGTGCTGGCCACCGGCTCGTACCCGTTCGTCCCGCCCGTCCCCGGCAAGGACAGCGAGGGCTGCTTCGTCTACCGCACCGTCGAGGACCTGTTCGCCATCGAGGAGTACGCCAAGAACTGCACCTCGGGCACGGTGGTCGGCGGCGGGCTGCTCGGCCTGGAGGCGGCCGGCGCCCTCAAGGGGCTCGGACTCACCACGCACATCGTGGAGTTCAACGCACGGCTGATGGCGATCCAGGTGGACGACGGCGGTGGCGCCGCGCTGCGCCGCACCGTCGAGGACATGGGCCTGATCGTGCACACCGGCGTCGGCGGCAAGGAGATCACGGCGGACGCCGACGGCGCGGTCACCGGGATGGCGCTGTCCGACGGTTCGGCCATCGACACCGACCTCGTCATCTTCTCGGCCGGGGTGCGCCCCCGTGACCAACTGGCCCGCGACTGCGGTCTGGAGGTGGGCGAGCGCGGCGGGATCACCGTGGACGAGCGCTGCCGCACCAGCGACCCCGCGGTGTACGCGATCGGCGAATGCGCGCTGGCCGCCGACGGCCGGGTGTACGGCCTCGTCGCACCCGGCTACGAGATGGCCGAGGTGGCCGCGCACGAGATCGCGGGGAGTGCGCACGCCGGCTTCACCGGCGCGGACACCTCCACCAAGCTCAAGCTGCTGGGGGTGGACGTGGCCAGCTTCGGCGACGCCCACGGCACCGCCGACGGCTGTCTGGACGTGGTGTACTCCGACTCCCGCGCCGGCGTCTACAAGAAGCTGGTGGTCAGCGGCGACGGCACCCTGCTGGGCGGGGTGCTGGTCGGCGACGCCGAGGCGTACGGCATGCTGCGGCCGCTGACCGGCTCGGTGCCGCCGGTCGCCCCCGAGCAGCTGGTGCTCCCGGCGGGGGCCGGTGCGCCCGCCGCCCTCGGCCCGTCCGCGCTGCCGGACGAGGCGGTCATCTGCAACTGCCACAACGTCACCAAGGGCGCGATCCGTTCGGCCGTCACCGACCACCAGTGCACCACCGTCCCCGAGGTGAAGAAGTGCACCAAGGCGGGCACCGGCTGCGGCAGCTGTGTCGAAGCGCTCACCTCGCTGGTCAACGACGAGCTGGAGGCGAGCGGGGTCACCGTCGACAAGGGGCTGTGCGGCTGCTTCGGCTACACCCGCGCCGAGCTGTACGAGATCGTGCGCACCCTGCGGATCACCACCTACGCACAGCTGCTGGACAGCCACGGCCGCGAGGAGGCCCGGCGCGGCGACGGCTGCGAGGTGTGCAAGCCGGCGGTCGGCTCGATCATCGCCTCGCTCGCCCCGACACTGGGCGCCAGCGGCTATGTCCTGGACGGTGAGCAGGCCGCGCTCCAGGACACCAATGACCACTTCCTGGCCAACCTCCAGCGCAACGGCTCGTACTCGATCGTGCCGCGGATCCCCGGCGGGGAGATCACCCCCGAGAAGCTGATCGTGATCGGGGAGGTGGCCCGGGACTTCGGGCTCTACACCAAGATCACCGGCGGGCAGCGGATCGATCTCTTCGGAGCCCGGGTGGACCAGCTGCCGGTGATCTGGGCGCGGCTGGTGGACGCCGGATTCGAGTCGGGGCACGCGTACGGCAAGGCGCTGCGCACCGTGAAGTCGTGTGTGGGACAGACCTGGTGCCGCTACGGGGTGCAGGACTCGGTGCGGATGGCGATCGACCTGGAGCTGCGCTACCGGGGGCTGCGCTCCCCGCACAAGCTGAAGTCGGCCGTCTCGGGGTGTGCGCGCGAATGCGCGGAGGCACGCGGCAAGGACTTCGGGGTGATCGCCACCTCCAACGGCTGGAACCTCTACGTCGGGGGCAACGGCGGCGCCGATCCGCGCCACGCCGATCTGCTGGCCCAGGACCTGGACGACGAGGAGCTGATCCGGCTCATCGACCGGTTCCTGATGTTCTACATCCGCACCGCCGACCGGCTGGAGCGCACCTCGGCCTGGCTGGAGCGGATCGACGGCGGTCTCGACCACGTCCGGGACGTGGTGGTGAACGACTCTCTGGGGCTGTGCGCCGAGCTCGAGGCCCTGATGGCCGACCATGTGGCGGGCTACCGCGACGAGTGGGCCGAGACGCTGAACGACCCGGAGCGGCTGAGCCGCTTCGTCTCCTTCGTCAACGCGCCCGAGGCACCGGACCCCACGGTGCGGTTCGTGCCCGAGCGTGACCAGATGAAGCCGGATCTGACGATTCTGTCCGGCCCGTCCATCCCCGTCCGTGACCGCACCCTCGAAGGGACCTCCAGCCGATGA
- a CDS encoding NAD(P)/FAD-dependent oxidoreductase, with amino-acid sequence MRSNREPERHHHRVVIVGGGMAGTRLAQQLAAAPPAPGAEPVAVTLIGEEPHPAYNRVLLAEVLAGRYAPEVIALPAPAAAVHRLSGVRAVRIDRDTARVLCDDGRGVPYDTLVLATGSNPVLPPLRGLFAPDGHELPEGVHAFRTMDDCLALGAAVRPGARAVVIGGGLLGVSAARALTERGAQVVLAHQGEHLMERQLDPGASRMLRDHVAALGVEVHTECRVRGLRTRPLDGGGRAVSAVELADGYALEAELTVLACGVRPRVGLARAAGLDVAHGIVVDDELRTSDPRVFAIGDCAEHDGVVYGLAQAAQEQADVAARLLASRGSAPEPAPQLPERPESPERPGSYTGTRTLTRLTLTSAPHPLDLASFGETTPAPGDDVIHLTDATRNAYRKVVVRGDRLVGGILLGDLGTVGALARTWEGDEPLPSTPLLHLLTNDGGSCS; translated from the coding sequence ATGAGGTCGAACAGGGAGCCGGAGCGCCACCACCACCGTGTGGTGATCGTCGGCGGCGGTATGGCGGGCACCCGGCTGGCACAGCAGCTCGCCGCCGCGCCGCCGGCGCCGGGCGCCGAGCCGGTCGCGGTGACGCTGATCGGCGAGGAGCCGCACCCCGCGTACAACCGGGTGCTGCTCGCCGAGGTGCTGGCCGGGCGGTACGCCCCGGAGGTCATCGCGCTCCCGGCCCCGGCCGCCGCGGTCCACCGGCTGAGCGGAGTGCGGGCGGTCCGTATCGACCGCGACACCGCGCGGGTGCTGTGCGACGACGGACGCGGCGTCCCCTACGACACGCTGGTGCTGGCCACCGGCTCCAACCCGGTGCTGCCGCCGCTGCGCGGCCTGTTCGCGCCCGATGGCCATGAGCTGCCGGAGGGGGTGCACGCCTTCCGCACCATGGACGACTGTCTGGCCCTGGGTGCGGCCGTCCGCCCCGGGGCGCGGGCCGTGGTCATCGGGGGCGGGCTGCTGGGGGTGTCCGCCGCCCGTGCGCTAACCGAGCGCGGCGCCCAGGTGGTGCTGGCGCACCAGGGCGAGCACCTGATGGAACGGCAGCTCGACCCGGGCGCCTCACGGATGCTGCGGGACCATGTGGCGGCGCTGGGGGTGGAGGTCCACACCGAGTGCCGGGTCCGTGGCCTGCGGACCCGCCCGCTGGACGGCGGCGGACGCGCGGTGAGCGCCGTCGAGCTGGCCGACGGCTACGCCCTGGAGGCCGAACTCACCGTCCTGGCCTGCGGAGTCCGGCCGCGCGTGGGTCTGGCGCGAGCCGCCGGACTGGATGTGGCACACGGCATCGTGGTCGACGACGAACTGCGGACGAGCGATCCGCGGGTGTTCGCGATCGGCGACTGCGCGGAACACGACGGAGTGGTGTACGGCCTGGCGCAGGCGGCCCAGGAACAGGCGGACGTGGCCGCGCGGCTGCTCGCCTCCCGCGGCTCCGCCCCGGAGCCCGCCCCGCAGCTGCCGGAACGGCCGGAGTCCCCGGAAAGGCCGGGTTCCTACACCGGCACCCGCACCCTGACCCGCCTCACCCTGACCTCCGCCCCGCACCCCCTGGACCTGGCGTCCTTCGGCGAAACCACCCCCGCCCCCGGCGACGACGTCATCCACCTCACCGATGCCACCCGCAACGCATACCGCAAGGTCGTCGTCCGGGGCGATCGCCTCGTCGGCGGCATCCTCCTCGGCGATCTCGGCACCGTCGGCGCGCTCGCCCGCACCTGGGAGGGCGACGAGCCGCTCCCCTCCACCCCGCTGCTCCACCTGCTCACCAACGATGGAGGCTCCTGCTCATGA
- a CDS encoding cytochrome P450 translates to MTDGRCPVPHAVPPHRLDPAGAAQHAVNDRLRARGAAVPILLPGEVSAYAITRHEELKEFLTHPDVAKNACHFAALESGEIPPGWPLATFATVRGMTTADGADHRRLRSLVTRAFTPRRVEAMRPAVAELTGSLLDGLERAAAEAPDGVADLRRHLALPLPMGVICRMLGVDAEYQDRLHEVSNEIVSTRTGPERAVAANREMVALLGQVAAARLASPGDDLTSALIAAREENGDRLSESELIGTLLLMIVAGHETTLSLITNAVRALCNHRDQLELVRRTTAAGAGSETDRDGPTWGDVVEETLRWDAPVSYFPFRYPTRDLAVGDTVIPRGAPVLVSYTSAGRDPRAHGADADRFDITRAAAGRHVSFGHGAHYCLGAPLARMEATIALEALFTRFPQLAVAVPDEELVPHPSFVGNSPLELPVRLG, encoded by the coding sequence ATGACCGACGGCCGATGCCCCGTGCCGCACGCCGTACCGCCGCACCGTCTGGACCCCGCCGGGGCCGCCCAGCACGCGGTCAACGACCGGCTGCGCGCCCGCGGGGCCGCGGTCCCGATCCTGCTGCCCGGTGAGGTGTCCGCGTACGCCATCACCCGGCACGAGGAGCTGAAGGAGTTCCTCACCCACCCCGACGTGGCCAAGAACGCGTGCCACTTCGCCGCCCTCGAGAGCGGTGAGATCCCGCCGGGCTGGCCACTGGCCACCTTCGCCACCGTGCGGGGCATGACCACCGCCGACGGCGCGGACCACCGGCGGCTGCGCTCCCTGGTGACCCGGGCGTTCACCCCGCGCCGGGTGGAGGCGATGCGCCCCGCGGTGGCGGAGCTGACCGGATCGCTGCTGGACGGGCTGGAGCGGGCGGCCGCCGAGGCCCCGGACGGGGTGGCCGATCTGCGCCGCCATCTGGCGCTGCCGCTGCCCATGGGGGTGATCTGCCGGATGCTGGGGGTCGACGCCGAGTACCAGGACCGGCTGCACGAGGTGTCCAACGAGATCGTCTCCACCCGGACCGGTCCGGAGCGGGCGGTGGCCGCCAACCGCGAGATGGTGGCCCTTCTGGGCCAGGTGGCCGCGGCCCGGCTGGCGTCCCCGGGCGACGATCTGACCAGCGCGCTGATCGCGGCGCGCGAGGAGAACGGCGACCGGCTGAGCGAGAGCGAGCTGATCGGCACCCTGCTGCTGATGATCGTCGCCGGCCACGAGACCACGCTCAGCCTGATCACCAACGCGGTACGGGCGCTGTGCAACCACCGCGACCAGCTGGAGCTGGTCCGCCGGACAACCGCGGCAGGAGCCGGTTCGGAAACCGATCGGGACGGTCCGACCTGGGGCGATGTGGTCGAGGAGACCCTGCGCTGGGACGCCCCCGTCAGCTACTTCCCGTTCCGCTACCCCACCCGCGACCTGGCGGTCGGCGACACCGTCATCCCCCGCGGCGCGCCCGTGCTCGTCTCGTACACCTCCGCCGGACGCGATCCGCGGGCCCACGGCGCGGACGCGGACCGCTTCGACATCACCCGGGCCGCCGCCGGCCGCCATGTCTCCTTCGGTCACGGCGCCCACTACTGCCTGGGCGCCCCGCTGGCCCGGATGGAGGCCACCATCGCACTGGAGGCGCTGTTCACCCGCTTCCCCCAACTGGCGGTGGCGGTGCCGGACGAGGAGCTGGTGCCGCACCCCAGCTTCGTCGGCAACAGCCCGCTGGAGCTGCCGGTCCGGCTGGGCTGA
- a CDS encoding cytochrome P450, producing the protein MTAVSRRVPLYGAALEGRRTELYERMRREHGAVVPVDISPGIEAWLVIGHRELLHLTRDEQYFSHDPRRWTPLRDGRVPTNSPLMPLVGWRPALLFADGQQHRRMRSAVVDALGRVNGHELIRTVRATAERLVAGFAGRYEADLVAEYARILPLQVVTELLGLDEENGPRLVEAIRAIANAPTVAATSANRTMGRILLELIAEKKRRPGADLTSWLLEHPIGLGDEEVLHNLVVIIVAGNQTTVNWIADTTRILLTDPAFRSSLAHGQMTVDDALDLVLWRYPPTANFPGRYATRDLRFGGQDIRAGDMLILGLAGANADPEVLPEDGRPVVGNRSHLAFGAGPHTCPARDPARLITRTAVDTLRHRLPDMEIAVPEEQLPWITSPWSKGLAALPVRFSAPQLAADAPARNTPENRP; encoded by the coding sequence ATGACGGCCGTGTCCCGCCGGGTGCCGCTGTACGGGGCGGCGCTGGAAGGGCGGAGGACCGAGCTGTACGAGCGGATGCGGCGCGAACACGGCGCGGTGGTCCCGGTGGACATCTCCCCGGGCATCGAGGCGTGGCTGGTCATCGGCCACCGCGAACTGCTCCATCTCACCCGCGACGAGCAGTACTTCTCGCACGATCCGCGCCGCTGGACCCCGCTGCGCGACGGCCGGGTGCCGACCAACTCACCGCTGATGCCGCTGGTCGGCTGGCGTCCGGCGCTGCTGTTCGCCGACGGTCAGCAGCACCGCCGGATGCGCTCGGCGGTGGTCGACGCGCTGGGCCGGGTCAACGGCCATGAGCTGATCCGTACGGTGCGGGCGACGGCGGAGCGGCTGGTGGCCGGGTTCGCCGGCCGGTACGAAGCCGATCTGGTGGCGGAGTACGCCCGGATCCTGCCGCTCCAGGTGGTCACGGAGCTGCTGGGTCTCGACGAGGAGAACGGACCGCGTCTCGTCGAGGCGATCAGGGCCATCGCCAACGCCCCGACCGTGGCCGCCACCAGCGCCAACCGGACCATGGGCCGCATCCTGCTGGAGCTGATCGCGGAGAAGAAGCGGCGGCCGGGCGCGGATCTGACCTCCTGGCTGCTGGAGCACCCCATCGGCCTCGGCGACGAGGAGGTGCTGCACAACCTGGTCGTGATCATTGTCGCGGGGAATCAGACCACCGTGAACTGGATCGCCGACACCACCCGGATCCTGCTCACCGATCCGGCGTTCCGCTCCTCGCTCGCCCATGGCCAGATGACCGTGGACGACGCGCTCGACCTGGTGCTGTGGCGCTATCCGCCGACCGCCAACTTCCCCGGCCGCTACGCCACCCGCGATCTGCGCTTCGGCGGCCAGGACATCCGGGCCGGGGACATGCTCATCCTGGGTCTTGCGGGGGCCAACGCCGATCCGGAGGTGCTGCCCGAGGACGGCCGCCCGGTCGTCGGCAACCGCTCGCACCTGGCCTTCGGCGCGGGTCCGCACACCTGCCCGGCGCGGGATCCGGCCCGGCTGATCACCCGCACCGCCGTGGACACCCTCCGCCACCGGCTGCCCGATATGGAGATCGCGGTGCCGGAGGAGCAGCTGCCGTGGATCACCTCGCCCTGGTCCAAGGGGCTGGCCGCGCTGCCGGTGCGGTTCTCCGCGCCTCAGCTGGCCGCCGACGCCCCGGCCCGGAACACCCCCGAGAACCGTCCGTGA
- a CDS encoding ATP/GTP-binding protein: MADDMDATAVMYVQPSVSGAAKILIVGPMGVGKTTLIGTVSEITPLSTEATMSRAGARLDTLVRPSKTTTTVALDFGRITLGGELVLYLFGTPGQQRFLPAWKDLARGALGALALVDTRDLEASFDAIGHLEDLDVPFSVAVNAFPDSVLHSEEDLRSALDLLPHTPLVICDAREHKSSVQALISLVSHLIETVAEAP, from the coding sequence ATGGCGGACGACATGGACGCCACCGCCGTCATGTATGTGCAGCCCAGTGTGTCCGGCGCGGCCAAGATCCTAATCGTCGGGCCGATGGGGGTCGGCAAGACCACGCTGATCGGCACGGTGTCGGAGATCACGCCGCTCTCCACCGAGGCGACCATGAGCCGGGCGGGGGCACGGCTCGACACCCTCGTCCGGCCGTCGAAGACCACGACCACCGTGGCGCTGGACTTCGGACGCATCACATTGGGCGGCGAGTTGGTGCTCTATCTGTTCGGCACGCCGGGTCAGCAGCGCTTTCTCCCCGCGTGGAAGGACCTGGCGCGCGGCGCCCTGGGCGCGCTCGCGCTGGTGGACACCCGCGATCTGGAGGCGTCCTTCGACGCCATAGGCCATCTGGAGGACCTGGATGTGCCGTTCTCGGTGGCGGTCAACGCCTTCCCGGACAGTGTGCTGCACAGCGAGGAGGATCTGCGGTCCGCACTCGATCTGCTGCCGCACACCCCGCTGGTGATCTGTGACGCCCGGGAGCACAAGTCGTCGGTGCAGGCGCTGATCTCGCTGGTGTCCCATCTCATCGAGACCGTCGCGGAGGCGCCATGA
- a CDS encoding DUF742 domain-containing protein: MTGPGEERTTAAVRPYVITGGRAGSSRDALPLETLVMVSGSTLPPTLQPEYRRIAHFCRGLLSVAEVAAHLGQPPAVVQVLLADLIDWGHIVARPPIRAAERADMDLLRKVLNGLESKL; the protein is encoded by the coding sequence ATGACCGGTCCCGGGGAGGAACGGACCACGGCCGCGGTGCGCCCCTATGTGATCACAGGGGGGCGCGCGGGTTCCTCACGGGATGCTCTGCCGCTGGAAACGCTCGTCATGGTCTCCGGGAGCACGCTGCCTCCGACACTTCAGCCCGAATACCGGCGGATCGCCCATTTCTGCCGGGGGTTGCTGTCGGTGGCGGAGGTTGCCGCACACCTCGGTCAGCCACCGGCCGTGGTGCAGGTGCTGCTCGCCGATCTCATCGACTGGGGGCACATCGTGGCGCGCCCGCCGATCAGGGCGGCCGAGCGTGCCGATATGGACTTGCTGAGGAAGGTGCTCAATGGGCTTGAGAGCAAGCTCTGA
- a CDS encoding roadblock/LC7 domain-containing protein: protein MAGTISRLPDVGWMLRPLTQIPGVRHAVVVSEDGLRMGHGSAEGLTGEVAQLGVAEAESLAAACAALTVTSQSTVALLFGEEAGVRQLMIESDSGFVLFTSAGQGASLGVATDTEADVGLVAQQMQLLVAKIGAHLSSQPREPISPAS, encoded by the coding sequence GTGGCCGGAACCATATCCAGGCTGCCCGACGTTGGATGGATGCTGCGTCCCCTGACCCAGATCCCCGGGGTGCGGCATGCCGTCGTCGTCTCGGAGGACGGTCTGCGCATGGGGCACGGCTCCGCCGAGGGGCTGACGGGCGAGGTGGCCCAACTGGGCGTCGCCGAGGCCGAGTCGCTGGCCGCCGCCTGTGCCGCGCTGACGGTGACCAGCCAGTCCACGGTGGCGCTGCTGTTCGGCGAGGAGGCTGGGGTGCGACAGCTGATGATCGAGTCGGACAGCGGGTTCGTCCTGTTCACCTCGGCCGGTCAGGGCGCCTCCCTGGGGGTGGCCACCGACACCGAGGCGGATGTCGGCCTGGTGGCCCAGCAGATGCAGTTGCTGGTGGCGAAGATCGGCGCCCACCTGAGCAGTCAGCCGCGGGAGCCGATCAGCCCGGCGTCATGA
- a CDS encoding ATP-binding protein: MLSGAEAVAVAASALLALVLSLCLMWVSRLRRAVGEARAETEREQAVSERERATAEEQRALAAERGEEVTRLAAVRADLDEAARRERILRDSVQASFESVARNMHAMSMVQQQVLDGLGQYVSDARLMAEVMKADHAAAQMTRKAQTLLVMCGIWPARRETRPVTLFDCVRGAQSRILEFGRVEVHGGQTLHVVAPAVEGLMHTVAELLENATVFSPSRTQVAVSIREVAAGAVIEIDDAGLGMPPDVLEQALGQLREGLDLAQLGAVPRLGLACVGRWSRELGFGVELSTASAYGGARVVVFVPHRLLTEFTVGVPVSGAETVVVEPAAMAVDPLAVDNGATGPTEPDTPDPDLDTDLDPAPGTDTARPGGPAATGLPQRRNRRRTPPPRAAAPAAAPPAAVPPPATGATIATDGDKWTPEAARASVASVVAGTRRGRDEVARSLWTGSASGAGSGGGGRSENGGGERDRARVADHDRSPDREDQEDREGGR, encoded by the coding sequence GTGCTGTCGGGGGCGGAGGCCGTCGCCGTGGCCGCGTCCGCACTGCTGGCGCTGGTGTTGTCGCTGTGCCTGATGTGGGTGTCCCGATTGCGCAGAGCCGTCGGCGAGGCACGGGCCGAGACCGAACGGGAACAAGCCGTCTCCGAACGAGAACGCGCCACCGCGGAAGAGCAACGAGCCCTGGCGGCCGAACGCGGCGAAGAAGTGACGCGGCTGGCCGCCGTACGGGCGGACCTGGACGAGGCGGCGCGCCGGGAACGGATCCTGCGGGACTCGGTGCAGGCGTCGTTCGAGTCGGTGGCCCGGAACATGCACGCCATGTCGATGGTGCAGCAGCAGGTGCTGGACGGCCTGGGGCAGTACGTCAGTGACGCCCGGCTGATGGCCGAGGTGATGAAGGCCGACCACGCCGCCGCCCAGATGACCCGCAAGGCGCAGACCCTGCTGGTGATGTGCGGGATCTGGCCCGCGCGGCGCGAGACCCGGCCGGTGACGCTCTTCGACTGTGTACGCGGTGCGCAGTCGCGGATCCTGGAGTTCGGCCGGGTGGAGGTGCACGGCGGGCAGACCCTCCACGTGGTGGCGCCCGCTGTCGAGGGCCTGATGCACACGGTCGCCGAACTCCTGGAGAACGCCACCGTCTTCTCCCCCTCCCGCACCCAGGTGGCCGTCTCCATCCGGGAGGTGGCCGCCGGCGCCGTCATCGAGATCGACGACGCGGGGCTCGGGATGCCGCCCGATGTCCTGGAGCAGGCCCTCGGGCAGTTGCGCGAAGGGCTGGATCTGGCGCAGTTGGGCGCGGTGCCGCGGCTGGGGCTCGCCTGTGTCGGCCGCTGGTCGCGGGAGCTGGGCTTCGGGGTCGAGCTGTCCACGGCGTCGGCGTACGGCGGGGCCCGGGTGGTGGTCTTCGTTCCGCACCGGCTGCTGACGGAGTTCACGGTCGGCGTACCGGTGTCGGGCGCGGAGACGGTCGTCGTGGAGCCCGCCGCCATGGCCGTCGATCCGCTCGCCGTGGACAACGGGGCGACGGGTCCCACGGAGCCGGACACGCCGGACCCGGACCTGGACACGGACCTGGACCCGGCCCCGGGGACGGACACGGCACGGCCAGGGGGCCCGGCCGCCACCGGGCTGCCCCAGCGCCGCAACCGCCGCCGTACGCCACCGCCGCGGGCCGCCGCACCGGCCGCCGCCCCACCGGCCGCGGTCCCGCCCCCGGCCACCGGCGCCACCATCGCGACCGACGGCGACAAGTGGACGCCCGAGGCCGCCCGCGCCTCCGTCGCCAGTGTGGTCGCGGGCACCCGCCGCGGCCGGGACGAGGTGGCGCGGTCCCTGTGGACCGGCTCCGCATCCGGAGCCGGATCCGGGGGCGGAGGCAGATCCGAGAACGGAGGCGGGGAACGGGACCGGGCCCGGGTGGCCGACCACGACCGGAGCCCGGACCGAGAAGACCAAGAGGATCGAGAAGGAGGCCGGTAG
- a CDS encoding cell wall metabolism sensor histidine kinase WalK, with the protein MRLTGGMSVRAKAVVAAAGTVTFAIGLCVLALVLTLQQNLRESAKTDARKTAVSVRDQLSAAGLHPGEPVVIMPDKVFIQDQAGREVSPTAVYKELPRKVISPGAEITGPPPRATESITTGSTYRVKVNPSTTALDNAKRLLLREVAPAAAGLVLFVAGLTWLLVGRALRPVAAIQREVTEITERDLHRRVPVPGARDEISRLARTMNATLDRLHQAMTRQRQFVADASHELRSPIAAVRAQLELAMARPHRTDWPSAVHKALRDTERLQAVASDLLLLARLDAQEAPPRSPVDLAALTAEEARRHPDTVTVTGNTADATAVVHGSRVQLSRLLTNLTDNARRHAHASVSLTVHVHGHSVELAVDDDGPGIPEADRERVFERFTRLDHARARQDGGTGLGLAIANDIAHAHGGTLTVHTSPTGGARLLLCLPRAGSG; encoded by the coding sequence ATGAGACTCACCGGTGGGATGAGCGTCCGCGCCAAGGCCGTGGTGGCGGCGGCCGGGACCGTCACGTTCGCCATCGGGCTGTGTGTGCTCGCCCTCGTACTGACCCTCCAGCAGAACCTGCGCGAGAGCGCGAAGACCGACGCCCGGAAGACCGCCGTCTCCGTCAGGGACCAGCTCAGCGCGGCCGGGCTGCACCCCGGCGAACCGGTGGTCATCATGCCCGACAAGGTCTTCATCCAGGACCAGGCGGGGCGGGAGGTCAGCCCCACGGCTGTCTACAAGGAGCTGCCGCGCAAGGTGATCTCGCCCGGCGCCGAGATCACCGGCCCGCCCCCGAGGGCTACCGAATCCATCACCACCGGCTCGACCTACCGCGTGAAGGTGAACCCGTCGACCACCGCCCTCGACAACGCCAAACGGCTGCTGCTGCGCGAGGTCGCCCCCGCGGCCGCCGGTCTGGTGCTGTTCGTGGCCGGTCTGACCTGGCTGCTCGTCGGACGGGCGCTGCGCCCGGTGGCCGCCATCCAGCGGGAGGTCACGGAGATCACCGAACGCGATCTGCACCGCCGGGTCCCGGTCCCCGGGGCGCGGGATGAGATCTCCCGGCTCGCACGGACCATGAACGCCACCCTGGACCGGCTGCACCAGGCCATGACCCGGCAGCGGCAGTTCGTCGCGGACGCCTCGCACGAGCTGCGCAGCCCCATCGCGGCCGTACGCGCACAGCTCGAACTCGCCATGGCCCGTCCACACCGCACCGACTGGCCGTCCGCCGTGCACAAGGCGCTCCGGGACACCGAGCGGCTCCAGGCGGTCGCCTCCGATCTGCTGCTGCTCGCCCGGCTGGACGCGCAGGAGGCGCCGCCCCGTTCACCGGTGGACCTCGCGGCGCTGACGGCCGAGGAGGCACGGCGCCACCCCGACACGGTCACGGTCACCGGCAACACCGCCGACGCCACCGCCGTTGTGCACGGCAGCCGCGTCCAGCTCTCCCGGCTGCTGACCAACCTCACCGACAATGCCCGTCGGCACGCCCACGCCAGCGTCTCCCTCACCGTCCACGTCCACGGCCATTCGGTCGAACTGGCCGTGGACGACGACGGACCCGGCATTCCCGAAGCCGACCGCGAGCGGGTCTTCGAGCGCTTCACCCGGCTGGACCACGCCCGTGCCCGTCAGGACGGCGGCACCGGCCTGGGGCTCGCTATCGCGAATGACATCGCTCACGCCCACGGTGGGACGCTCACCGTCCACACCAGCCCGACGGGCGGCGCTCGCCTGCTGTTGTGTCTGCCGCGGGCCGGTTCCGGGTAA